From the genome of Papaver somniferum cultivar HN1 chromosome 2, ASM357369v1, whole genome shotgun sequence, one region includes:
- the LOC113353852 gene encoding protein transport protein SFT2-like: protein METAQSWFTGGPSSSSKDPQLKSSSLLADWNSYSASQATKETGGGSSSLGFDLEAAVRTANDKVSGTFDVVSRGVSGSFSSATSSVPSGKSLMYFGLLLAAGVFFVFIAFTMFLPVMVLMPQKFAICFTLGCIFIIGSFFALKGPKNQLAHMSSKERLPFTLGFIATMVGTIYVSMVLHSYILSVLFSVLQVLALSYYAISYFPGGSAGMKFLSSTLTSSVLKCFGR from the exons aTGGAAACAGCACAATCTTGGTTCACGGGAGGTCCAAGTAGCAGCAGCAAGGATCCGCAGCTGAAATCCTCTTCATTACTCGCAGATTGGAATTCCTATTCAGCTTCTCAAGCTACTAAAGAAACCGGAGGAGGATCTTCAAGTTTAGGGTTTGATCTTGAAGCTGCTGTGAGAACTGCCAATGATAAAGTCTCTGGTACATTTGACGT GGTTTCAAGAGGAGTCTCTGGGAGCTTCAGTTCTGCTACCAGCAGCGTTCCTTCAGGGAAATCTCTCATGTACTTTGGGCTGCTCTTGGCTGCtggagttttctttgtttttatcgcCTTCACGATGTTCCTTCCAGTAATGGTGTTGATGCCTCAAAAATTTGCTATCTGCTTTACCCTCGGCTGTATTTTCATCATAGGATCATTTTTCGCACTTAAAGGTCCAAAGAATCAGCTTGCGCACATGTCATCGAAAGAG AGACTTCCTTTTACCTTGGGATTCATTGCAACTATGGTTGGTACCATTTATGTGTCCATGGTGCTTCATAGTTACATTTTGTCTGTGCTCTTCTCTGTTCTACAG gtccttgcactttcatattATGCGATTTCATACTTCCCAGGAGGATCCGCTGGAATGAAATTTCTTTCTTCAACTCTTACCTCTTCAGTACTGAAATGTTTCGGCAGGTGA